CCATTCCGCTGCGCCTCCTAGCGCGTCGTTAGACTCTCGCAATTCGCTCTGTTTTGTGCCTTTCTCAGCAGGTGGCGCCGCATCCTTCTAGGCCCGCCGCGGCGTCCCGCAACCCTTAGCCAGCTGTGAGCTTTCAGTAGGTTGTCCATCCGGCCCTTCGGATGCGGTGCGGCTCAGACGGCGGACCCGTTCCTGTCATGATTCGCCGCCGCACCCATTCCTGGGAAGCAGCCATTGGCGAGCGGAGGACAAAATGATGAGACAGCGAAGCGCTGGGCCATCCGCGCTGTGGTGATACGTCGATGCATGGCGGTTGCGCGACTTCGTTGCTTGAAGCGAAGCGACCGCACCGCCCATTTCGTCAACTGGCGAACAAATCCTTGTAGCCGCTCGTCACCACCCAGTTTGCACGGTCGAGATGACTGCGAAGAACGTTGCGTGCGCGCTCAGGTTCGCGTGCCGGATCAATGCCGAGGATCACTTTGGCCATTTCCTCTTCAGTGGCGTTGTCGGCCGAGGCGTCCAGGAGCCTCATATAGGTTGTAAAGTGGTCCTTGTCGTAGGCTGTAATGCGGTCCGACCAGGGGACCTCGTCGGCGAACGGCGTGTTCGATCTGGGCTGCAACATCGCTAATTCTATCTCCGGCCAATGGACCCGCGAAGCCCTGTGCCTGCTAAATGTGGATTACATATTATAGTTGATAAACTCAAGCCGCCTGATCCGCTGGCTTGCGTGCATGGATATGCGCAAGTTGGTCGGACGGAATGTGCAGAGGATCAGGCAAAGGAAGCGCCTGACGCAGGAGCAGCTTGCGGAGATTTCCGGGTTCAGTCAGCAGTACATCAGCGGCTTGGAGAAAGGCCGAAGAAATCCGACAATTATCACGATCTATGAACTGGCATTGGCCCTCGGCGTCAGCCACATGGATCTGGTTCGGCCCGACAAACAGGCATGATACACCCGCCCTCCAAGTAGCTGGCCGCCTGATGGCGCGCGCCGGGTGCTCGTGAACCCAGGCTTTTCTTAGGGTCCCCCGGCAGCCCCTGCCATTTGGCTCGCCCTGGCCCGGCGCACCCTATTGGACAGTCGGCCGCTGCGGTTTTTGTCAGCCTTTCCTGGGGCGGTCGGCATTGCCTTTTAGGCCCGCCGCGGCCTCCCGCAACCTTCGCTCTCGCTTCAGGTCCTTCTCTTGGTTACGATCCTTCGGATGCGGTTCGCCTCTTTCAGCGGGCCTAATCGCTTTCTGCCGCCCACCCCACGGGGACAGCCACGCGAGACTAGTATGGAGCGTTGCGGTTAGCGCACGAACAGCAAAGGAACTGAAAAAACAGGCAACTGTCGAAGCATGGCTGAACCAGCCATCGTGTCGGCATCTTGGAGCCGCGTGTTCGCCTTGAGGCCCTGCCGGTAGGATCCCTGCAGTTGAAGTCATTGTCGGCATTCTGACAACAATGGACATGAACCGCCGAACTATCAAGGCGACCAGGTTGTTGTCTAGCAATGGTTTTCCGAATCGGCACGGCACTTGCGTTACCAAAAACAAGTACGCCGCGGCACGGATCGCCCAAGAGGCTGAACGACCTGATCTGTTTGACCCTCGCAGCAGGGGTGGATGGCTAACACAAAGGAAACTTTGAAGGTGGACGTTTTCGAAAGTTCTCCAATACCTGTCAGGAAAACACGGACGCCATCTTTCTCGGTGGATCTAGCCTTGCTGGGAGTCGCATTCGTTTGGGGGGCGAGCTATCCGGTCGGGAAAGGCGCACTGTTCTACGCGCCGGTTTCGATACTTGTTCTTTATCGCTTCCTGATTACTACGATCATTACGGCAGTGGCTGCAAGACATGAGATCGCATTGGTCTCCTGGGGCGATTTCATCCGCGGCTTCGCATTGGGAACAATACTTTTTTGCATCTTTATTGCTGAAACTTACGGCGTTGCATCGACAAGCGCAATGAACACGGCCTTGATCATATCGCTTTGTGTGATTTTCACGCCGAGCATCGACTATGGGCTATCACGGCGACTTCCACCTACGGGCATTTTGGCAAGTGCTGCCATAGCGTGCATCGGTGTCGGCATTCTCACTGGCGGGATCAGCAGGTTCAGCCCGGGTGACGCGCTTGTCTTGGGGGCCGCGATTCTGCGAGCGGTTATGGTCGTTTCCACCAAACGCCTTCTGGCCGGCCGGCAGATTTCATCTGCAGCCCTGACGGCCATCCAAGGATCGACGGTGGCAACACTTACTTTCGTTTTGGCCGTCGCTCAGTTCGGAATTTCAGGCCTTGTTGTGAGGGCCACCCTTCAGTTTTGGGGCGCTGTTGCCTTCCTTGCACTCTTCTGCACCCTCGCTGCATTCTACATTCAAAATGCCGCAGTGAGAAAATCCACACCGACACGGGTTGGCTTCTTGATGGGAACAGAACCTTTTTTTGGTTTCGTTCTAGCGCACCTTCTTCTGAATGAGCCTTTGACAGTACCGAGCTTGATAGGCGCAGGCCTCGTCCTCGCTGCGACGTTTGCTGGCATCTGGTTTGAGAGCAGGACATCCAAATGAACCCCATCTTGGCTTCCACCAAACCCGCCATCGGCGGCATTTCGAGTTTTGAAGATCTGGAGGCTTTTCCGGACCGAACCGCACCAGTTGCAACCATGTTCAGCGGCGGTCTCGACAGCACCTATCTTCTCTACAAGCTGCAAAGCCTTGGCTTTGCGAACATTGAAGCTGTCGCAGCGGATGTCGGAACGCGCATCGATCAGCCTTTGTTGGAACGGACGGCAGCCATGTTCGGCGCGCGCTTTGTCTGCCTCGAAGGGCGGGATGCCTTTGTCGAACAAGGCGTGAAATCAGCCATTCGAGCCCACGCCAAGTACCTTGGCATCTATCCGTTGAGCAGTTCGTTGAGCCGTCCCATAATCGCATCTTTGGTTGTTAATCATGCTAGGTCAATCAACTCACGGCTGGTTCTTCATACAGCAAACCTTTCTCAAAACAGTCTTCCGCGCCTTAACAATAGCATTAAGCGCTCAGGATTTTCCGGCAACTTCGGCAGTCCGTATGAATGCTCTGTGATATCCCGACAACAGAAGACCTCCGACCTGTCCAAGTGTGGAGCGACTTTTGTGGCGGACCGCACGTGGAGCGCGGACGAAAACCTCTGGTGTCGGGAATTCGAGTCGGGGCCTTTGGAAGATCCCGAGAACTTTTCCATCCCCGAGGAGGCATTTGCTTGGACGCGCCACATTCCCGCAGAGCAGCCGGTAGAGATCAAACTCGGGTTTGCAGACGGAAGTCTCGTGTCAATTGATGACCGTGATGTTGCATTGGTCGACGCAATCCCGTTCCTGAATAACACGGTCGGCAAATTCGGGCACGGCCGCTTTGTCGGGCTTGAACACATCACAACCGGCCAAAAGGTTCTCGAAGTCCGCGAGGCCCCTGCCGCGGCCATTATCTTCGACGCGCTGCGTCACCTCGAAACCGCTTCTCTTGACGTGGCATCAATCGTTTTGAAGCAAGGGCTTGAGCAAGCCTGGTCCCAAGAGGCGGTTTCAGGTGCATGGGGCAGTACTATTCACCAGATGTGCGAACGGGCCATTGCATCCGCCCTCGAGGGCGTTAGCGGGAGCGTCAGCTACATAGTCGATCACACACGCTTTTTACCTCGGTCGATCCGAGCCAGGACGCCGAGATACATTAGGGACCGCGACCTTTGGGAATACCAAGCCGCAACCCACATAGCGTTGTCCAAAGCGTTCCGTCCTCGCCAAGTCACCAAAAGGGAGACACCCGTGGAAAACAACGCACCCCAGGCGCCGGCCAACCTCAGTCAACAATGCACTGACGGTCTGGTGACAAATGGATGGTGGTTTTCAAAAGGCGAGCGCGCCGAAGCCTGCTTTGGCATCGAAATTGATGCAGCCTGGAAGAACTTTGCTGACCATTGGAATCGACTTCTTCTCGATGAATACATGCGTGACGGCGGAACATATCGTTACCGGCGCTATAGCGC
The window above is part of the Mesorhizobium sp. WSM4904 genome. Proteins encoded here:
- a CDS encoding helix-turn-helix transcriptional regulator, whose product is MDMRKLVGRNVQRIRQRKRLTQEQLAEISGFSQQYISGLEKGRRNPTIITIYELALALGVSHMDLVRPDKQA
- a CDS encoding DMT family transporter, with translation MDVFESSPIPVRKTRTPSFSVDLALLGVAFVWGASYPVGKGALFYAPVSILVLYRFLITTIITAVAARHEIALVSWGDFIRGFALGTILFCIFIAETYGVASTSAMNTALIISLCVIFTPSIDYGLSRRLPPTGILASAAIACIGVGILTGGISRFSPGDALVLGAAILRAVMVVSTKRLLAGRQISSAALTAIQGSTVATLTFVLAVAQFGISGLVVRATLQFWGAVAFLALFCTLAAFYIQNAAVRKSTPTRVGFLMGTEPFFGFVLAHLLLNEPLTVPSLIGAGLVLAATFAGIWFESRTSK
- a CDS encoding DUF2285 domain-containing protein, whose translation is MLQPRSNTPFADEVPWSDRITAYDKDHFTTYMRLLDASADNATEEEMAKVILGIDPAREPERARNVLRSHLDRANWVVTSGYKDLFAS
- a CDS encoding argininosuccinate synthase-related protein; amino-acid sequence: MNPILASTKPAIGGISSFEDLEAFPDRTAPVATMFSGGLDSTYLLYKLQSLGFANIEAVAADVGTRIDQPLLERTAAMFGARFVCLEGRDAFVEQGVKSAIRAHAKYLGIYPLSSSLSRPIIASLVVNHARSINSRLVLHTANLSQNSLPRLNNSIKRSGFSGNFGSPYECSVISRQQKTSDLSKCGATFVADRTWSADENLWCREFESGPLEDPENFSIPEEAFAWTRHIPAEQPVEIKLGFADGSLVSIDDRDVALVDAIPFLNNTVGKFGHGRFVGLEHITTGQKVLEVREAPAAAIIFDALRHLETASLDVASIVLKQGLEQAWSQEAVSGAWGSTIHQMCERAIASALEGVSGSVSYIVDHTRFLPRSIRARTPRYIRDRDLWEYQAATHIALSKAFRPRQVTKRETPVENNAPQAPANLSQQCTDGLVTNGWWFSKGERAEACFGIEIDAAWKNFADHWNRLLLDEYMRDGGTYRYRRYSAFEYDATDGIFRLLPHAPYEQSKSVNHLNGGFKRHFEPLENSFIDHPVLEKILTGFCRILCEAARHDRWNIKIHPYRIVARDGVNGKPAPEGLHQDGVDFIACYMIGRVNVTGGMSMITDASKEFLGEVEMNSPNDFVICNDRETFHDVSSIVAENLKMPYAYRDVLVIAFEKL